The window GGGAACTCCCGACGAGGTGCAGGGTCATCCGGAGGTTCAGGAGGCATATCTCGGAGGTGTCGAGTTATGAGCCTTCTCAGCCTCGATAACGTGGACGCATACTATGGTGAAAGCCACATCCTACGGGACGTGACGATGCGCGTCGAGGAAGGCGAGGTGTGCGCACTCCTGGGGCGCAACGGCGCGGGCAAGACGACGACGCTCCGGAGCATCGCTGGCGCACGTCCGCCGGACGTTCGCGATGGGTCGGTTCGATTCAGGGATGAAGACATTACGACGATGGAACCGGAAGACATCTCCACTCGTGGAATCTCGCTCGTCCCCGAGGAACGGCGCGTCTTCCCCAACCTCACCGTCGAGGAAAACCTTCACCTCGCGGAGGTCGTTCACAACAAGTCGAACACGGTCGGACGCTCGATACCGCAGGTCGAACACGTCGGCATGACGACCGAGGACGTGTACGACGAATTCGAGCGCCTTCGGGAGCGACAGACCCAGAGGGCCGGAACGCTGTCGGGCGGCGAACAACAGATGCTCGCCATCGCGAGAGCGTTGAAACAGAACACCGACCTACTGATGTTGGACGAACCGTACGAGGGACTGGCTCCACAAATAATCGCCAACGTCGAGGACGCCATCCGCCGAATCAGCGAGACCGGAACGACCATTCTGCTGGTCGAGCAGAACGCAGCGGCCGCGATCAAACTCGCCGACAGGTGTTACGTCGTCGATCAGGGTGAAATCGTCTTCGACGGCACCGCGGACGAACTCCGTGACGACGAAGGCACGAGGGAGCGATACCTTGGCGTCTGAACCCAACGACCCGGACGCGCTGTTCGACGCACTCGTCGCGGAGGACGTCGTCATCGAGAACGGCACCGTCTCGCTGGCGGACGATTTCGAACATCGTTGGTCGATATACCTCGACACCTACGCGAGCATTACACCCGACGCGTTCGATGAAAGCGTCGCCGAAACGTTCGACATCTCGTGCGAGGAAGCTCGCGACAGCGACGTGACCCGGACCGGGTTCAGCTACTACCTCGCGCTCCGCGCACACGTAAACGGCGAGTATACGGTCGCGGAACTCGGAGTGATGGCCGAGATGGTCGCACGTATCGGTCCATCATCGCCGGTTCCCGACGGGATAGAAACGCTCACCGACGAAACCTACTCCGACTTTCTCGGGCGGCACCCCGATTGCATCATTTCGGTGTGGAAACGCGACTGCGAACCGTGTGCGGCGATTGCGAACGAACTATCCGAAATCAGGGCGGGGATCCCCGAGAAGGTAGGGTTCGCTGGTGTGGATGGTGACGACGTCGTGGCGTTTCGACGTGAGTTCGACGTGACGGCGGCACCGTCGTTCCTCTGTTTTCGCGACGGCGAGTGCCGCGAGACGGTGACGGGAAGCGCGGAACCCGACGACCTTGTCGAGTCGGTTCGGTCGGTCTACATCTGAAAAAGCGACATCGCTCTTCGATACAGCCACCGACCCCATCGTTCCGCTGTTTTTCCGCGAGTTGCTGCTGTCACTCTCCCGCGACGAGGACGGGTCGCCTCGCGGTCAGGATGACGGACTGTGCGACGCTTCCGAACAGAGCCTTTCCGGCCGGTGAACGTTTTCGCCCGCCGACACAGATACAATCGACGTCGTGTTCCTCGGCCACGTCGAGGATGGTATCCGCCGGACTTCCACTCGTCTCGACGACGTCGGTTTCGATTCCCGCATCCTCCAAGGATTCCTGTGCTCGCCGAACGCCCGCTACCTGCATCGCGGTTGCGCCGCTGGGATTGTCGGTAAAGGAGTGTAATAGTGTGGCGCGTACCGCCGTTGCCGACTCGGGAAGGTCGATAACCGCGGTTGCTTGCGCCAGTGCGCGCGATTCGGTTTCATCCACGGCAACCAGGACGTGGTACATGGTGACACATCGAAGTGGGTCGGCTTAGCCCTTCGGGTGAGCGTCGTCGTAGCGCTCCGAGACGAACATAACCAGAAAGAGCAGCACGCCGAGAAACAGGCCGATGGTTGCCATGCCGAACGCCGCTAACCCGACCGGTGTCGGTTGGAGTTCGATAACGCCGAACAGTTGCACGGGGCGCAAATTTTCCGGACCGAATAGACCGAGTAGAACGCCAACGAACCCGGCAAACGAGACGATGAGGGCGTATAAGCCGACGACGAGCGACCGTCCTTGTAGTCGGAATGGCACGAACGAACCTTGCGACAGGGCAAGGATTAGCCTTTTCATCCATTCGTCCCTAGTTCCGGTATGTCCGAAAAAGAGCTGCTGTTGGTCATCCTCGGTGGGATAGCCGTACTCATGTTCGCGATGGGAATCATCCTCGCGACGACGTGAGAAGACGGCGTGCTATCGAGCGATGAACGAACGAGTACGTGAATTTGCGGATGTCACTGTATCGGTCCCGGTCTCGAAGCGACGCATTTTGACGCAGTGTTGATGACGATCTGATACCGGGTCCGGTCACGTTCACTTCGCTCTCCATACCCGAACCTATCGACTCACAAAACGAGAAAACCAGAGGGGTTGTACTTACTGCTCTTCTTCGCCGCCGTCCGTCAGCGCGGTCTCCTGCCTCTTTTCGAACCAGGTCCACTCTTTCGTGACCAAATCGTCCGCCTTGAGTTTCCACGGGTCGGCAGGGGCGTGTGGCCCTTCGAGCCACGACTGGACGATGTTCCAGACGAAGATGAGCTGACCGATACCCATGATGAACGCACCGGCGGTGGCGAGCTGGTGCCACGTGGCGAACTGTGGGAGGTACGTCGCGTAGCGGCGCGGCATGCCGCCGTAGCCGAGGAACAGCATGGCGAAGAACGTGATGTTCGTCCCGATCATCGTGAGCCAGAAGTGCATGTGGGCGAGTTTCTTCTGGTACATTCGTCCGGTGTAGATGGGGAACCAGTAGTAGATACCGGCGAAGCCAGCGACGGCGATTGCTCCCATCACGATATAGTGGAAGTGACCCACGACGTAGTAGGTGTCGTGGAGGACGAGGTCGACCGGGATGGCCGCGAGGAACACGCCGGTGACGCCGCCGATGATGAAGTTGGAGACGAATCCGATACAGAACAGCATCGGCGCAGTCATCCGAAGCCGACCGTTCCACATCGTCGTAATCCAGTTGAACACCTTCACCGCACTCGGTATTGCGATCGCCATCGACACCGCCATGAAACTCGCACGGAGGCGTGGGTCGATTCCCGTCGCGAACATGTGGTGGGCCCAAACACCGAAGGAGAGCACACCGATTGCGAGCGTCGAGTAGACGATGAATTTGAACCCGAACAGTTTCCGGCCCGCAAACCGTGGGAGGATGAGGCTAACCAATCCCATCGGCGGGAGGACGAGGATGTACACTTCGGGGTGGCCGAAGAACCAGAACAGGTGTTGCCACAGCAGTGGGCCGCCACCTTCGGCGGCGAAGAACGTCGTGGCGAAGTTCCGGTCGAGCAGGAGCATGATCAGCGCGCTCCCGAGCAGCGGGAACGCGAACAGGATGAGTCCCGACTGGGTCAGGATGGTCCACGAGAAGATGTCGAGGTCGGGCCATCCGACGTCGTCGCCACGCTCGGTGAAGATGGTGGCGATGAAGTTGATTGCACCCATCGTAGCACTGACACCGGAGAGGTGTAACCCGAGGAGCATGAAGTCCATCCCTGGATTCAGCACCTCCGGGTTGGACGACAGCCCGCGCTCCGCGGAAATCGGCGTGTACATCGTCCAGCTGGACTGAGCGGGTTCGACGTTGAACCCGAGCATCGCGAGCGGGAAGCCGAGCCAGATGAGCATGGCCGCGGGTGGCAGGAGCCAGAACGCGATGGCGTTGATTCGCGGGAACGCCATGTCGTCCGCGCCGATGAGGAGCGGAATGAAGTAGTTCGAGAACGCCGCGATGATGGGCGTCCCGAACAGGAACAGCATCGTGATCCCGTGCGTGGTCAAGAGACCGTTGTAGAGGTTCCCGCTCATGAAGTCGAGTTCCGCACCGGCCAGCTCCGCGCGCATGAGAAGGACGGCAATGCCACCCCACGCGAACGCAATGATACCATACGTTCCGTATAGGAGGCCGATGTCCTTGTGGTCAACCGTGGTTAACCACCGAATGATTCCAGCAGGTTTTTCCTCGTGGGCCTGCCCGGTCGGTTCTGCATACCCGTAGCCTCCCCCAGTGAGAGGCGTGTAAGACCGCCAGTCCTCGATTCGGGCGAGGAACGTGGCGACCGCCAGCAAAAACACTCCCATAACTACGGTGAGAGCTATCTGCCCTGTAGCTGCCATGCGAAAGGGTGAGGACTGCGGGGTAAAGAAAGGTTAGGTTACGACTTCGCGCTAGATTTCCCGTGCCGTGAGATACGTTAGCACTGCCAATCCGACGAACGGGATGACGACCAGTGCCAAGCTGATGAGGCCGACCAGCGAACTACCGTCACTCCACGGGCTGAAGGCGAGGAAGACGGCGAAGAAGAATGCCAATATCCCGAGTGGGACGACGTTGACCGTGATGTCGAGGAGCGTTTCCCGGTCGAAGACGCGTTCTGCCATAGTAGGTAACGATAGCAATGGGGGCATCAAATAGGTTAATGATTCGTGGTAGCTGAAAATCGTCCCCGTATCGGATCATTCGTCGCTGATTCCGACTCGTTTCAGACCGATTCCGGTTGCCAAAGCGACCCCGCGATACCGCCGACGAGCAGGATGGCACCGCCGATGAGGATAGCAGTGCCGCGAAGCCTGACCGATCCAGTCGTCAGCGTCCAGATAACGCCCCCGACGACGAACGCCAGTCCCGCCGACGCGATGAGGCCTTTCCACGGACTGTTGATATATTCCGATTCGCGGAGGATACCGACGCAGCTACCGACGAACATCAGCATGCCACCGACGGCAACGGGAAAGAGGTATTCGGCCATCACGATACCGGTCTCGAACAGGGCCAACCCGAACGCGACGAACAGCGGCCACGGACTGGATTTTCGGTATTGGTCGGAGAGCCCCGGTTGTTCGTCCATGGTCGCGCTTGGGGCTTCAGTGGTTTCACGGTTGCGTCTTCGACTAGCGAGATCGCAATGCGGTTCCGGTTCCGGTGATGAGGACGGGTGACAGCGAAGATGGGTCGTCCCGTTCACACCCACCGTAGCACATCACGGGCACACCGGGAACCGACCGTCGTGGAAGCCTTCGTTCCGATCCGTCACTACCATTTCAAGTCGGGAGCAACCGACTCGTCCCGAATTTCACTAATCTCCACTGACGGCATCGACTTGTTCGCCGGGCGCAGGTTCGGCACTGTACAGCATCGCGAACACGATGGACGAGACGACGATGAACGCCGATGCGGTCCAGAAGGCGACGAGGACGCTGGTGGCGTCCCAAATAGCCCCCACGAAAACCGGACCACCGACCTGCCCGACTTTCCACGCGATGGAGCGAAGAGAGAGGCTGGAGGCCACGGCATCGAACTGCTCGCCCTCGCCGACGAACAGGGCCATGCTTGCGGGCAGGCGGAGGCTGTCGCCGATTCCGAGCACCGCGTACGCCGCGAAGAGGACGAAGAAGGCGCCGGGGAGTGCCATCTCCTCGCCGAAGGCGTTGACGATCATATCCGGAATGTAGACGTGAGCGAACCCGGCCAGGGGGATGAGCGCGGTTCCAACTGCATAGACCAACGCGCCCGCGAGGATAAATCGGTGGGTATGTTCCACGCGGTCGGTCCAGTCGCCGACTTTACCCTGCGTGATGGATTTGGTCAGCTTTCCGCCCGCCATGATGCCGCCGACGATGAACGGGTTGATGCCGAACTCCGTAACGGCGTAGATGGGAAGGAAGGTGATGACGGCCATCTTCCCGACGCTGAACGAGAGACGGAAGAAGACGAGGGCTTTGATGGCCGATCGCCCGAGAAGCATCTCGATGGTCTCGCGACCGCTGGACTCCTCGGGGTCCTTTCTCCCGCCGGGGTTGTCCCGGAGGAACAGGAGAACCGAGATGAACGCCAGAACGGTCACGACGCTCAGCGCGATATAGGTCTCCTGAAACCCGTACAGATACAGCAGGAGACCGCCGAAGATGTCACCGATGAGGCTCGATAGCGCGCCGACCTGATTGTACGTCCCGATCCACAGTCCACGCGAACTCTCCTCGCTGATTTCGCCGACGACGGTCATCCCGGTCAGCCAGAGGATACTCGCGGCAGTTCCCTGTAGGACGCGGACCAAAATGACCTGCGTGACGTTTTCGACGAACATGAAGCCGATGAAGACGACCACGTTGAGCAGGAGTCCGAACAGCAGGATTCGCTTCGAGTTTCGCGTGTCGATGTATCGACCCAGCGGGAGGACGATGAACAACTGGACGATCGCGAACGCCGTGCCGAACAGTCCCTCCATGGTGCTCGTCGTCTGGAAGATGTCGGCGTACAACGCGAGTGCGATGAGAATAGTCGAGTACGCTTGACTGCGCGCGAACGCGGTGCTGGCGACTGCGATGAACTCGCGGTTTTTGAAGAGGCGGAGCGAACTCCCGCCGCTCGTCTCACCGGACACTGTTACGAACCGAAACAGGTGTGCGAGCTATAAGAATCCCCGTTTTTAGTCCGTGAATTGCCGAAAGATAGGTGACAGGTTGTGACCGTTTAGTCGTCTTCGAGCGCGTCAGCGATGCGTTGAAGCTGTCGCGTTACGTCTCGGACTTCGTCTCGAAGCTGTCGAACTTCCCGGGTGAGTTCCTCGTTTCCTGCGGATTCACCGCGACCACTCGGGCCGCCCGGTCCGCCACCCATGCCGCCGGGGCCGCCGGGGCCGCCGCCCATCATACCACCCATCATCTGTGCGAACGGGTTACCGCCCATGCCGCCGGGGCCGCCGCCCTCGCCACCGAGTGCCTCTTTCAGGCGCTCTTCACGGTCTTCGTCGCCCTCCTCGGCGCGCTTTTCGCGGATTTCCTCGACACGCTCTCGGAACGATTTCTCTTCGCTGTCGGTTCCATTTTCGTCTTCGTTGGCTTCCTCATCTGCCATACTCGTCCGTTCTAGCGCACGCCCGAAAAGGGTTGTGTCCCATGCTGGCAGAGTTAGCTACCGAATCCCGATGCGACCATACGGTACGGCGGAATACCTCCGGATGGCAGCGGTCGAACGGTGGCTTAGCGACCTGAAGCGGTCGTTACCAGCGAATCACCGGGGGCGAAACAGTCACATCCGAATTCGTAGTTCGGAACACTCGGAGAGGACCGTCGTTGCTCCGGCATCGCC of the Haladaptatus caseinilyticus genome contains:
- a CDS encoding universal stress protein, whose translation is MYHVLVAVDETESRALAQATAVIDLPESATAVRATLLHSFTDNPSGATAMQVAGVRRAQESLEDAGIETDVVETSGSPADTILDVAEEHDVDCICVGGRKRSPAGKALFGSVAQSVILTARRPVLVAGE
- a CDS encoding cbb3-type cytochrome c oxidase subunit I; protein product: MGVFLLAVATFLARIEDWRSYTPLTGGGYGYAEPTGQAHEEKPAGIIRWLTTVDHKDIGLLYGTYGIIAFAWGGIAVLLMRAELAGAELDFMSGNLYNGLLTTHGITMLFLFGTPIIAAFSNYFIPLLIGADDMAFPRINAIAFWLLPPAAMLIWLGFPLAMLGFNVEPAQSSWTMYTPISAERGLSSNPEVLNPGMDFMLLGLHLSGVSATMGAINFIATIFTERGDDVGWPDLDIFSWTILTQSGLILFAFPLLGSALIMLLLDRNFATTFFAAEGGGPLLWQHLFWFFGHPEVYILVLPPMGLVSLILPRFAGRKLFGFKFIVYSTLAIGVLSFGVWAHHMFATGIDPRLRASFMAVSMAIAIPSAVKVFNWITTMWNGRLRMTAPMLFCIGFVSNFIIGGVTGVFLAAIPVDLVLHDTYYVVGHFHYIVMGAIAVAGFAGIYYWFPIYTGRMYQKKLAHMHFWLTMIGTNITFFAMLFLGYGGMPRRYATYLPQFATWHQLATAGAFIMGIGQLIFVWNIVQSWLEGPHAPADPWKLKADDLVTKEWTWFEKRQETALTDGGEEEQ
- a CDS encoding DUF7541 family protein produces the protein MDEQPGLSDQYRKSSPWPLFVAFGLALFETGIVMAEYLFPVAVGGMLMFVGSCVGILRESEYINSPWKGLIASAGLAFVVGGVIWTLTTGSVRLRGTAILIGGAILLVGGIAGSLWQPESV
- a CDS encoding MFS transporter, which produces MSGETSGGSSLRLFKNREFIAVASTAFARSQAYSTILIALALYADIFQTTSTMEGLFGTAFAIVQLFIVLPLGRYIDTRNSKRILLFGLLLNVVVFIGFMFVENVTQVILVRVLQGTAASILWLTGMTVVGEISEESSRGLWIGTYNQVGALSSLIGDIFGGLLLYLYGFQETYIALSVVTVLAFISVLLFLRDNPGGRKDPEESSGRETIEMLLGRSAIKALVFFRLSFSVGKMAVITFLPIYAVTEFGINPFIVGGIMAGGKLTKSITQGKVGDWTDRVEHTHRFILAGALVYAVGTALIPLAGFAHVYIPDMIVNAFGEEMALPGAFFVLFAAYAVLGIGDSLRLPASMALFVGEGEQFDAVASSLSLRSIAWKVGQVGGPVFVGAIWDATSVLVAFWTASAFIVVSSIVFAMLYSAEPAPGEQVDAVSGD
- a CDS encoding DUF7520 family protein, with protein sequence MPFRLQGRSLVVGLYALIVSFAGFVGVLLGLFGPENLRPVQLFGVIELQPTPVGLAAFGMATIGLFLGVLLFLVMFVSERYDDAHPKG
- a CDS encoding DUF6684 family protein; this encodes MAERVFDRETLLDITVNVVPLGILAFFFAVFLAFSPWSDGSSLVGLISLALVVIPFVGLAVLTYLTAREI
- a CDS encoding thioredoxin family protein; the encoded protein is MASEPNDPDALFDALVAEDVVIENGTVSLADDFEHRWSIYLDTYASITPDAFDESVAETFDISCEEARDSDVTRTGFSYYLALRAHVNGEYTVAELGVMAEMVARIGPSSPVPDGIETLTDETYSDFLGRHPDCIISVWKRDCEPCAAIANELSEIRAGIPEKVGFAGVDGDDVVAFRREFDVTAAPSFLCFRDGECRETVTGSAEPDDLVESVRSVYI
- a CDS encoding ABC transporter ATP-binding protein, coding for MSLLSLDNVDAYYGESHILRDVTMRVEEGEVCALLGRNGAGKTTTLRSIAGARPPDVRDGSVRFRDEDITTMEPEDISTRGISLVPEERRVFPNLTVEENLHLAEVVHNKSNTVGRSIPQVEHVGMTTEDVYDEFERLRERQTQRAGTLSGGEQQMLAIARALKQNTDLLMLDEPYEGLAPQIIANVEDAIRRISETGTTILLVEQNAAAAIKLADRCYVVDQGEIVFDGTADELRDDEGTRERYLGV